The Gammaproteobacteria bacterium genome includes a window with the following:
- a CDS encoding general secretion pathway protein GspB, whose product MKVYAAMLTLAFISGQGVTAPLPDPTRPPTYSAAPQSQVVIDDGSERVGWKVTGITISPSGRRAIVNGQMVTPGDKLGPATVLEILPTSVVLDHGGDRVTVNLVQQVVKTPVGEAPAEGERE is encoded by the coding sequence ATGAAGGTTTATGCGGCGATGCTGACGCTTGCATTCATTAGCGGTCAGGGAGTTACGGCACCACTGCCGGACCCAACGCGGCCGCCCACCTATTCTGCGGCACCTCAGTCCCAGGTCGTCATCGATGATGGCAGCGAGCGGGTCGGTTGGAAGGTGACCGGGATTACCATCTCGCCATCGGGACGCCGCGCGATCGTAAACGGCCAGATGGTCACGCCTGGCGATAAGTTGGGGCCTGCAACCGTATTGGAAATCTTGCCGACGTCGGTGGTTCTCGATCATGGCGGTGATCGTGTCACCGTGAATCTCGTGCAGCAGGTCGTAAAAACCCCGGTGGGCGAAGCCCCCGCTGAAGGAGAGCGTGAGTGA